One Onthophagus taurus isolate NC chromosome 11, IU_Otau_3.0, whole genome shotgun sequence genomic window carries:
- the LOC111416576 gene encoding leucine-rich repeat-containing protein 15-like, whose amino-acid sequence MMVKAIKMILALIVLVCVISLSDQDCHTLYQYSDWYRGIECENITINHGLFSTSYYSEFRRLEVLVITESNFSVFSYDLTQKLPALKKITVSQSGVKIIDYLRKRSTPPYLISINLSHNEISKLSNNIFSSVPTLNDLNVSHNRIEIIEPLFFNSSIETLDLSYNKIKVFPIAALDTKLLTINLSYNELTEISNNQFDTFQNLINVYMSHNNIEIIEISTTNSIETLDLSHNNIKDITSILKYFLKLHKLHLNNNLISEIPRQGFDSLQFLNELDLGGNKLHEMNFQILLGNNKFLHHLDLNNNSLNITNLNVLNTNSISTLMLSKNIFNITTIKVFKELTDLDVSMTNSSIISIDTFTNNILLKYLNLSYNNIEVLHTGTFAKLLHLSRLDLAGNKLQALPSGLFHQNPLFHLSVANNRLVTFNMDSLHHYRRPDFIDLDDNLWSCNTLTKIIHHLEDISELKSVSKGNHYSEPNIKGNLCTLNSTESETNVTIQEVLIQNLDVMRDIHDYLEDQELINKMMIKILASPKNNSLRNNVAIENQTLPVLTTNIDKIGNAPFVNKNENYVFVKSSILTWLLCIQTLFMFLITSIIIYYLKCRRASVRSNGTLLHDMDESL is encoded by the exons A tgatGGTTAAAGCTATAAAGATGATATTGGCTTTAATTGTACTGGTTTGTGTTATAAGCCTTAGCGATCAAGATTGTCATACACTATACCAATATTCAGATTGGTATAGGGGTATTGAATGCGAAAACATTACAATTAATCACGGACTATTTTCGACTTCTTATTATAGCGAGTTCCGCCGACTTGAAGTATTAGTAATTACAGAAAGTAACTTCTCTGTTTTTTCATACGATCTGACGCAAAAGTTGCCTGCCTTGAAGAAAATCACGGTATCACAAAGCGGcgtaaaaataattgattatttaCGTAAAAGATCAACACCTCCATATTTAATTAGTATTAATTTGAGCCACAATGAAATATCAAAGTTATCAAACAACATTTTCAGTAGCGTGCCCACGTTAAATGATCTAAATGTATCTCATAATCGCATCGAAATAATTGAACCACTCTTCTTTAACTCTTCAATTGAAACACTTGatttaagttataacaaaataaaagtgttTCCGATTGCTGCATTAGATACAAAGTTGCTTACGATCAATTTAAGTTACAATGAACTTACTGAAATATCAAATAACCAATTCGACacatttcaaaacttaataaatgtatatatGTCTCATAATAACAtagaaataattgaaataagcACAACAAATAGTATCGAAACGTTAGATTTGTctcataataatattaaagatattacttcaattttaaaatatttcttaaagttACATAAActtcatttaaataataacttaatcAGCGAAATACCCAGACAAGGTTTTGACTCGTTACAATTTTTGAATGAATTGGATTTGGGTGGAAATAAATTGCACGaaatgaattttcaaattcttttggGGAACAATAAATTCTTACATCACCTAGATTTGAATAATAACTCATTAAACATAACaaatttgaatgttttaaatacCAATTCGATTTCGACCTTAATGTtaagcaaaaatatttttaatatcacaaCGATCAAAGTATTTAAAGAATTGACTGACTTGGATGTTTCAATGACGAATTCGAGCATTATTTCTATCGATACTTTTACCAATAATATTCTATTGAAGTACTTAAATTTATCGTATAACAACATCGAAGTTCTTCACACAGGAACGTTTGCAAAATTATTGCATTTAAGTAGGTTGGATTTAGCAGGAAACAAATTACAAGCTTTGCCATCCGGTTTGTTTCACCAAAATCCATTGTTTCACCTTTCTGTTGCAAATAATCGTTTAGTAACATTTAATATGGATAGTTTACATCATTATAGAAGACCCGATTTTATTGATTTGGATGATAATTTATGGTCGTGCAATACATTGACCAAAATAATTCATCATTTAGAAGATATATCAGAATTGAAATCGGTTAGTAAAGGTAATCATTATTCGGAACCTAACATCAAAGGTAATTTATGCACCTTAAATTCAACTGAAAGCGAAACTAACGTTACAATCCAAGAAGTTTTGATACAAAATTTAGATGTTATGAGAGACATTCACGATTACTTGGAGGatcaagaattaattaataaaatgatgaTTAAAATTCTTGCTTCAcccaaaaataattcattacGAAATAACGTCGCTATCGAAAATCAAACTCTCCCTGTTTTAACAACAAACATAGATAAAATTGGTAACGCTCCTTTTGTAAATAAGAACGAAAATTacgtttttgtaaaatcgtCTATTTTAACTTGGTTACTTTGTATACAAactctttttatgtttttaattacaagtattataatttattatttaaaatgccGTCGTGCTTCTGTTAGAAGTAACGGTACGTTATTACACGATATGGACGAatcattataa
- the LOC111416567 gene encoding zinc finger protein ZFP2-like → MSEQIIIFEERPSSATNGLAMDMFHIADCCRSCLRIECSLIETTSSDHDGIKFSDKLTACVAEVMWLKEGLPSLICQNCIERLQVAYDFRTVCLQSDQTFTRYISQISQKDDPQVTDTSKFEFTITQNVTDTLPCIIEEAQNPEYVHLKHFLDNDDQLVKSEQFGEGVSRNSSPGDGKSKDFVCQIEVEKNFEVEKEIQEQITPVVPQKQIIKRTTGVQVRPRTPENLNSTTKSYTCLICGKSYRKNANLRIHMRTHTGEKPFECKYCEKRFYHSSHLREHIRRHTGEKPFQCAVCDKRFTIKGELTMHMKSHTGEKPFGCTVCDRRCLTAADLKVHMRTHTGERPYNCETCGKKFASAYILNSHIKTHTGVRPYVCKVCEKTFTQSSHLNVHMRKHTGEKVSCKICDAKFTHSSQLTIHMREHTGKQPYRCTVCEKVCNYSSELMVHMMKHKGEKFTCLTCTKQFTSATYLIEHQRMHTGENLSTCTICDRQFTRHQYLEKHMRTHTGEKPYSCFTCGKSFTQSSSLKVHMRIHTGEKPYSCTICDKKFTTSSDLSVHTKKHNKKYIDL, encoded by the exons TCCGCATTGAATGTTCCTTAATAGAAACCACATCATCGGATCACGACGGCATAAAATTCAGCGATAAATTAACCGCTTGCGTTGCAGAAGTG atgtgGCTTAAAGAAGGTCTTCCGTCcttaatatgtcaaaattgtattGAACGTCTCCAAGTGGCTTACGATTTCCGCACGGTTTGCTTACAATCGGATCAAACATTTACAAGATATATTTCGCAAATTTCCCAAAAAGATGACCCCCAAGTTACTGATACATCAAAATTTGAGTTTACAATCACTCAAAACGTAACAGACACTTTACCGTGTATTATCGAGGAGGCTCAAAACCCCGAATATgttcatttaaaacattttttggataACGATGATCAATTGGTTAAATCAGAACAATTTGGGGAAGGTGTATCTAGGAATTCATCGCCTGGAGATGGAAAAAGCAAAGATTTCGTTTGTCAGATTGAagtggaaaaaaattttgaggtggaaaaagaaatacaaGAACAAATAACTCCGGTTGTGCCACAAAAGCAAATTATAAAACGAACAACTGGGGTTCAAGTACGTCCAAGGACCCccgaaaatttaaattcgacCACAAAAAGTTACACTTGTTTAATTTGTGGGAAAAGTTATCGAAAAAATGCGAATCTTCGCATCCACATGAGAACCCACACTGGAGAAAAGCCATTTGAATGTAAATACTGcgaaaaacgtttttatcaCTCGTCACATTTACGGGAACACATTCGAAGACATACCGGAGAGAAACCGTTTCAATGCGCCGTTTGCGATAAACGATTCACAATTAAAGGTGAATTAACGATGCATATGAAAAGTCATACGGGTGAGAAACCGTTTGGTTGTACGGTTTGTGATCGGAGATGTTTAACAGCTGCCGATTTAAAAGTTCATATGAGAACCCACACAGGGGAACGGCCGTATAATTGCGAGACGTGTGGTAAAAAATTTGCGAGCgcttacattttaaattcccATATTAAAACGCACACAGGAGTTCGACCGTATGTTTGTAAAGTTtgtgaaaaaacttttacacaATCATCCCATCTAAATGTTCATATGAGAAAACATACCGGTGAGAAAGTATCTTGTAAAATTTGCGACGCAAAGTTTACACATTCCAGTCAATTAACGATACATATGCGTGAACATACTGGGAAACAACCGTATCGATGCACCGTTTGCGAAAAAGTTTGTAATTACTCATCCGAATTGATGGTGCATATGATGAAACATAAAGGGGAAAAATTTACTTGTTTAACATGCACGAAACAGTTTACATCCGCAACTTATTTGATTGAACATCAACGGATGCACACCGGCGAGAATTTATCAACTTGTACAATTTGTGACAGACAATTTACGAGACACCAGTATTTAGAGAAACATATGAGAACCCACACAGGGGAGAAACCGTACTCTTGTTTTACTTGTGGGAAAAGTTTTACGCAAAGTTCTTCTTTGAAAGTACATATGAGGATACATACCGGTGAAAAACCGTATTCTTGTACGATTTGTGATAAGAAGTTTACCACTTCTTCAGACTTATCGGTTCATAccaaaaaacataacaaaaaatatatcgatttataa